One stretch of Theropithecus gelada isolate Dixy chromosome 12, Tgel_1.0, whole genome shotgun sequence DNA includes these proteins:
- the GCG gene encoding glucagon isoform X1, whose product MQMSKVSGRGKSFVTKTHYLQMRNLYCQRNICEAKQSWRVYKSSAPWCRSAELRTQSTSKVPKEGLLSLHLLCSTAHYRKTAEMKSIYFVAGLFVMLVQGSWQRSLQDTEEKSRSVSASQTDPLGDPDQMNEDKRHSQGTFTSDYSKYLDSRRAQDFVQWLMNTKRNRNNIAKRHDEFERHAEGTFTSDVSSYLEGQAAKEFIAWLVKGRGRRDFPEEVAIVEELGRRHADGSFSDEMNTVLDNLATRDFINWLIQTKITDRK is encoded by the exons ATGCAGATGAGCAAAGTGAGTGGGCGAGGGAAGTCATTTGTAACAAAAACTcattatttacagatgagaaatttaTATTGTCAGCGTAATATCTGTGAGGCTAAACAGAGCTGGAGAGTATATAAAAGCAGTGCGCCTTGGTGCAGAAGTGCAGAGCTTAGGACACAGAGCACATCAAAAGTTCCCAAAGAGGGCTTGCTCTCTCTTCACCTGCTCTGTTCTACAGCACACTACCGGAAG ACAGCAGAAATGAAAAGCATTTACTTTGTGGCTGGATTGTTTGTAATGCTGGTACAAGGCAGCTGGCAACGTTCCCTTCAAGACACAGAAGAGAAATCCAG ATCAGTCTCAGCTTCCCAGACAGACCCACTCGGTGATCCTGATCAGATGAATGAGGACAAGCGCCATTCACAGGGCACATTCACCAGTGACTACAGCAAGTATCTGGACTCCAGGCGTGCCCAAGATTTTGTGCAGTGGTTGATGAATACCAAGAGGAACAG GAATAACATTGCCAAACGTCACGATGAATTTGAGAGACATGCTGAAGGGACCTTTACCAGTGATGTAAGTTCTTATTTGGAAGGCCAAGCTGCCAAGGAATTCATTGCTTGGCTGGTGAAAGGCCGAGGAAGGCGAGA TTTCCCAGAAGAGGTCGCCATTGTTGAAGAACTTGGCCGCAGACATGCTGATGGTTCTTTCTCTGATGAGATGAACACGGTTCTTGATAATCTTGCCACCAGGGACTTTATAAACTGGTTGATTCAGACCAAAATCACTGACAG gAAATAA
- the GCG gene encoding glucagon isoform X2 — translation MQMSKVSGRGKSFVTKTHYLQMRNLYCQRNICEAKQSWRVYKSSAPWCRSAELRTQSTSKVPKEGLLSLHLLCSTAHYRKTAEMKSIYFVAGLFVMLVQGSWQRSLQDTEEKSRSVSASQTDPLGDPDQMNEDKRHSQGTFTSDYSKYLDSRRAQDFVQWLMNTKRNRNNIAKRHDEFERHAEGTFTSDVSSYLEGQAAKEFIAWLVKGRGRRE, via the exons ATGCAGATGAGCAAAGTGAGTGGGCGAGGGAAGTCATTTGTAACAAAAACTcattatttacagatgagaaatttaTATTGTCAGCGTAATATCTGTGAGGCTAAACAGAGCTGGAGAGTATATAAAAGCAGTGCGCCTTGGTGCAGAAGTGCAGAGCTTAGGACACAGAGCACATCAAAAGTTCCCAAAGAGGGCTTGCTCTCTCTTCACCTGCTCTGTTCTACAGCACACTACCGGAAG ACAGCAGAAATGAAAAGCATTTACTTTGTGGCTGGATTGTTTGTAATGCTGGTACAAGGCAGCTGGCAACGTTCCCTTCAAGACACAGAAGAGAAATCCAG ATCAGTCTCAGCTTCCCAGACAGACCCACTCGGTGATCCTGATCAGATGAATGAGGACAAGCGCCATTCACAGGGCACATTCACCAGTGACTACAGCAAGTATCTGGACTCCAGGCGTGCCCAAGATTTTGTGCAGTGGTTGATGAATACCAAGAGGAACAG GAATAACATTGCCAAACGTCACGATGAATTTGAGAGACATGCTGAAGGGACCTTTACCAGTGATGTAAGTTCTTATTTGGAAGGCCAAGCTGCCAAGGAATTCATTGCTTGGCTGGTGAAAGGCCGAGGAAGGCGAGAGTAA